Within Paenibacillus sp. RUD330, the genomic segment CTTATGCTGAGTGCATCATAAGAAGGAGGAATAACCATGTCAGCTGTTGCGTATTTGAATATGGATGGAAATGCAGGTCAAGCGATCGACTTTTATGCCGAAGCGTTCCATGCGACCGAGGTCAAGAAAGTCCAGTTCAAGGATCTTCCCCAGAATCCCGATTACCCCTTGCCGTCCCATGAACAGGAAATGATCATGGAGTCATCCATAGAATTCGACGGCGGAAAAATCATGATGTCGGACATCCTGCCTTCCATGAAGCCGGTAACGGGCGAGCTTGTGCAAGGAAACCAGGTGCTGATCAGCCTCGTTATCGAGGATCAACAAGCTTTGGCCGCGTACTTCAACAACTTGTCGGTTGGAGGACATATCATCATGCCATTGTCCAGCCAGCCTTGGTCCGCTTGCTTCGGAATGCTGGCCGACAGGTTCGGCATCGTCTGGAAGTTCAACAGCGACGCCGACAAGTTTCTTGATTCCGTCATGGCGGGTAAGAAATAAAACAAGCGCGGCACCGTCTATGGACGGCTGCCGCGCTTTGTCTTTTTTATGGATCTTTAAAGCAGCTTAATCAGCTCTTCCAGCTCATCAGCCAATACTTTTGCATGTTCAAAATCAGCAGCTTTTAAGGCCAGTTCTATTTTCATCTCAACTGATTTTTTATTCTGTTCCGTTTCTAAATAGTCCCGATCAAAATGACTGGCGTAAATCATCTGTCTAAATTTTCGCATGCTCATTTTTCGGATCGTCTTATCGTCAAGGATCAAAACATAATCCATGCCATTTACAACCGAATAGAAATCATGCGAAATCATGAGAATCGCACCTTTATAGTCTTCAATGGCTTTCTCCAGCGCTAGTTGCGAATAGGTGTCCAAATGGCTTGTCGGTTCATCAAGAAGCAGTACGTTTGCTTTACGGGCAGAGACTTTAGCCAATTGAAGCATATTTTTTTCTCCGCCGGATAAAGACTCTATCTTTTGAGTAAGGATCTCTCCTTCAAAGCCAAAGCTGGAAAG encodes:
- a CDS encoding VOC family protein is translated as MSAVAYLNMDGNAGQAIDFYAEAFHATEVKKVQFKDLPQNPDYPLPSHEQEMIMESSIEFDGGKIMMSDILPSMKPVTGELVQGNQVLISLVIEDQQALAAYFNNLSVGGHIIMPLSSQPWSACFGMLADRFGIVWKFNSDADKFLDSVMAGKK